A single region of the Candidatus Tanganyikabacteria bacterium genome encodes:
- a CDS encoding DUF342 domain-containing protein, with product MDVTTLRKVPELVIPMPSRRLTNYDFAGDIRIDGDLPAGVRVRAGGDVRVFGSVTGGEIHADGSIEITGSVRVHSRLEATGDIEFQSGQRSHVRCAGNLRVAGELAYCETEVGGVAAIGGRVFGGHLVADRGLHALALGTRTAPRTQVMVVPEWHRTARIAELDAEIRRSESRLALIRDAAERVTSPREFNYLHGVETEVERAARSLRLERDALEQATRLSVAPAVVVEQGVFPGVELQVQEATLAVRSLLPPGRFFESHGQIMAVREAS from the coding sequence ATGGACGTCACGACGCTAAGAAAGGTGCCCGAACTGGTCATTCCGATGCCCTCCAGACGCCTTACGAACTACGACTTCGCCGGAGACATCCGCATCGACGGCGATCTGCCCGCCGGAGTCCGCGTGCGGGCCGGCGGCGACGTCCGCGTCTTCGGAAGCGTCACGGGCGGCGAGATCCACGCCGACGGGTCGATCGAGATCACCGGGTCGGTGCGGGTGCACTCCCGCCTCGAGGCCACCGGCGACATCGAGTTCCAGTCCGGGCAGCGGTCGCACGTCCGGTGCGCCGGCAACCTGCGCGTCGCGGGCGAACTGGCGTACTGCGAGACCGAGGTCGGCGGGGTGGCCGCGATCGGCGGCCGGGTGTTCGGTGGACATCTGGTGGCCGACCGCGGCCTGCATGCCCTCGCCCTCGGAACCCGGACGGCGCCGCGCACGCAGGTGATGGTGGTTCCCGAGTGGCACCGCACAGCGCGGATCGCCGAACTGGACGCCGAGATCCGGCGATCCGAGTCCCGGCTCGCCCTCATTCGCGACGCGGCCGAACGCGTCACGTCGCCCCGCGAGTTCAACTACCTGCACGGCGTCGAGACCGAGGTCGAACGGGCGGCGCGCAGCCTGCGCCTGGAGCGCGACGCCCTGGAGCAGGCGACGCGGCTGTCGGTGGCGCCGGCGGTCGTGGTGGAGCAGGGAGTCTTCCCGGGAGTGGAGCTGCAGGTGCAGGAAGCGACGCTGGCCGTCCGGTCGCTGCTGCCGCCCGGGCGCTTCTTCGAGAGTCACGGCCAGATCATGGCCGTGCGCGAGGCCTCGTGA